One region of Agrobacterium tumefaciens genomic DNA includes:
- a CDS encoding response regulator, whose product MKILIVEDEALLAMELESEVEDAGHEIVGIAADSKEAIELANKALPQFAFVDIQLLDGPTGIEVGRYLSSSSIPYVFVSGNLKRIPEDFAGALGAIEKPYTMNGLQNALQFIEGIVIGAERSATPPPSLVVSPKLLAALSA is encoded by the coding sequence GTGAAAATCTTGATCGTAGAGGACGAAGCTCTGCTGGCGATGGAACTTGAAAGCGAAGTGGAGGATGCCGGACACGAGATTGTGGGGATCGCTGCCGACAGCAAGGAAGCTATCGAGCTTGCCAATAAGGCACTGCCGCAATTCGCATTTGTAGACATTCAATTGCTGGATGGTCCAACGGGCATAGAAGTCGGCCGATATCTTTCCTCGAGCTCCATCCCCTATGTTTTTGTTTCGGGTAACCTGAAGAGAATACCTGAGGACTTTGCAGGCGCACTTGGAGCGATCGAGAAACCCTACACGATGAACGGTTTGCAAAATGCCTTGCAGTTCATTGAAGGCATCGTTATTGGCGCAGAGCGCTCCGCTACCCCTCCTCCCAGCCTTGTTGTTTCGCCCAAACTGCTTGCCGCCTTGTCGGCTTGA
- a CDS encoding GAF domain-containing protein has protein sequence MTLNSPSERIDAVRNSGLLDVQSPPEFQDIIEVVKTGLKCPVALISILDEHRQVFIAHVGLPPKWAEAAETPLTHSFCQHVVRDRQPLIIGDATVHDLVRNNLAITDLGVISYMGVPVTLPDGMVIGALAAIDGEPRTWTESELQLLNQIGRVASNQIATFLSEQRWGALFQQLEEGIVVGSVIRDVDGTIVDWRYETVNPAWSTLLGLPGDNVPGRTMRDLFPEFENEWVSDVVEAVETQQSKRFTRKIGSMDRWFDGYVQATGEDAFVIMFVEVTDRMQAQEALRDSETKLRLIVEGAKDYIIMTIDEDQRITSWFGGAQETFGWSEAEMLGRPFESIFTEEDRAAGVPAAEVSRATSEGVAPDRRWHLAADGSSIFLDGTIRPMSNHSSPKVPGYIKVARNATAQKLSEDRQLAFLELGEKIRELDTVAEVAFAAAEILARSLRGATRAGYGIVDPIAETVQMLPDWCAEGMFTVAGLHHFRNYGSYIQDLKRGETVIIPDVATDPRTSASAELLHSLGISVLVNVPIIERGAFAGVMFVHYDKPHEFSSEERDFVRAIADRTREAISRIRAEQEQQVLNHEISHRLKNTMAMVQAIATQTLRPVTDRAPVEAFTSRLRALSNAHEVLLNQDWSSARMVAVIDSVLRQLSLPERYRISGTDMEIGPRTALSLALLMHELGTNALKYGAWSSDAGTVVISWTIEDAGGENALVLEWKEQDGPPVTAPSGKGFGSKLIQLGLMGTGGVEVNFDPDGLRVTMQGLVSHLRQS, from the coding sequence TTGACCTTGAATTCACCGTCGGAACGCATTGACGCAGTTCGAAACTCTGGGCTGCTTGATGTCCAGAGCCCACCCGAATTCCAGGATATTATCGAGGTCGTCAAAACCGGCCTGAAATGCCCAGTAGCTTTGATCTCCATTCTGGACGAGCACCGGCAGGTTTTCATCGCTCATGTCGGGTTGCCACCCAAATGGGCTGAAGCGGCGGAAACGCCACTCACGCATTCATTCTGTCAGCATGTGGTTCGCGACAGACAGCCTTTGATCATCGGGGATGCGACGGTTCATGATCTCGTTAGAAATAATCTGGCCATAACCGATCTGGGCGTGATCTCCTACATGGGAGTGCCTGTAACCCTCCCTGATGGCATGGTGATCGGCGCGCTCGCAGCAATCGATGGCGAACCACGCACATGGACGGAAAGCGAGCTGCAGTTACTGAACCAGATCGGAAGGGTCGCCTCGAACCAGATTGCGACCTTCCTTTCCGAGCAACGCTGGGGTGCGCTTTTCCAGCAATTGGAGGAAGGCATCGTCGTAGGCTCGGTGATCCGTGACGTCGACGGAACGATTGTCGATTGGCGATACGAGACGGTCAATCCCGCATGGAGCACTCTTCTCGGATTACCAGGCGATAATGTGCCTGGTCGAACCATGCGCGACCTCTTTCCAGAATTCGAGAATGAGTGGGTTTCCGATGTGGTGGAGGCCGTCGAGACCCAACAAAGCAAGCGTTTCACCCGCAAGATCGGATCGATGGACCGGTGGTTTGACGGCTATGTTCAAGCCACTGGTGAAGACGCGTTCGTCATCATGTTTGTTGAAGTCACTGACCGTATGCAAGCCCAGGAGGCTTTACGCGACAGCGAAACGAAGCTTCGCCTGATCGTCGAAGGCGCCAAAGACTATATTATCATGACGATCGATGAAGACCAGCGCATTACAAGCTGGTTCGGTGGAGCGCAGGAGACATTTGGCTGGTCGGAAGCCGAGATGCTCGGACGGCCGTTTGAGTCGATTTTTACTGAGGAGGACCGGGCAGCCGGCGTTCCTGCGGCTGAAGTGAGCAGAGCCACGTCCGAAGGGGTTGCACCCGACCGCCGATGGCACCTCGCTGCCGATGGCTCCAGCATCTTTCTGGACGGCACGATCCGGCCGATGTCCAACCATTCGTCGCCCAAGGTCCCGGGATATATCAAGGTCGCACGCAACGCCACCGCTCAAAAACTGTCGGAGGACAGGCAGCTTGCATTCCTGGAACTCGGCGAAAAGATCCGCGAGCTGGATACTGTTGCGGAAGTGGCATTTGCCGCCGCCGAGATTTTGGCACGGAGTCTGAGAGGCGCGACGCGGGCGGGCTACGGCATCGTTGACCCTATCGCCGAGACGGTGCAAATGCTTCCCGACTGGTGTGCGGAGGGAATGTTCACCGTCGCGGGGCTCCATCATTTCAGGAATTACGGATCCTACATCCAGGATTTGAAGCGGGGTGAGACGGTCATCATACCCGATGTGGCGACAGATCCGAGAACCTCCGCTTCAGCCGAGCTTCTACACTCATTAGGCATCTCCGTCCTCGTGAATGTGCCAATCATCGAAAGAGGTGCATTCGCGGGGGTCATGTTCGTACACTACGACAAGCCGCATGAATTCTCGTCCGAGGAGCGTGATTTTGTGCGTGCGATAGCGGACCGCACGCGTGAGGCGATCTCCAGGATTCGGGCCGAGCAGGAACAGCAGGTTCTCAATCACGAGATCAGCCACCGGCTCAAAAACACGATGGCCATGGTTCAGGCGATTGCGACACAGACGCTTCGCCCTGTTACCGACAGAGCCCCTGTCGAAGCCTTCACGAGCAGATTGCGCGCGCTTTCCAATGCGCATGAGGTTCTCCTGAACCAGGACTGGTCGTCGGCGCGCATGGTGGCAGTGATCGATTCCGTGCTTCGCCAACTTTCTCTTCCCGAGCGATACCGCATATCGGGCACCGACATGGAAATCGGGCCTAGAACTGCACTGTCGCTGGCTCTCCTGATGCACGAGCTTGGCACAAACGCTTTGAAATATGGAGCCTGGTCTTCTGATGCCGGAACCGTCGTTATTTCATGGACGATAGAAGATGCAGGCGGCGAGAACGCGCTTGTTCTGGAATGGAAGGAGCAGGACGGCCCGCCGGTGACCGCTCCATCGGGTAAAGGTTTCGGATCGAAGCTCATCCAGCTTGGTCTGATGGGTACAGGCGGTGTCGAGGTCAATTTTGACCCTGACGGCCTGCGGGTAACGATGCAGGGACTGGTTTCCCATTTGAGACAGTCATGA
- a CDS encoding response regulator, which translates to MMTVTSNAADVATILVVEDEPLLRLAAVDLVETAGYTALAAADATEAVNILEARADIRIVFTDIDMPRGVDGLQLAAIVRDRWPPIKVILVSGHLEDPGHMIAADTAFFTKPYCEEQIVETIRQMLR; encoded by the coding sequence ATGATGACCGTGACCTCGAATGCTGCCGATGTGGCAACAATACTCGTCGTCGAGGATGAGCCGCTGCTACGCCTTGCCGCCGTGGATCTGGTTGAAACCGCAGGATACACAGCGCTTGCTGCGGCAGATGCTACGGAGGCGGTCAATATCCTTGAGGCACGCGCAGACATACGAATTGTCTTCACTGATATCGATATGCCACGCGGCGTCGACGGCCTGCAACTGGCAGCCATTGTTCGTGACAGGTGGCCGCCTATCAAAGTTATCCTGGTTTCCGGCCATCTTGAAGATCCCGGTCATATGATCGCGGCAGATACCGCTTTCTTTACGAAACCCTACTGCGAAGAGCAGATCGTGGAGACGATAAGGCAGATGCTGCGGTAG
- a CDS encoding glucoamylase family protein, whose translation MRSDGVAIHEIASVSGIGFGFLSLIVGVRRSWITEQEAIARASRMLRSLASVKRFHGAFPHFIDASSGRTIPFAKFDDGGDLVETALLVQALICVRQFFGAQTSSEIDLRRSINEIVETVEWGWFTRGKPGPLFWHWSRRYAWAKNLPIVGWNEALVCYVLAAGSTTHAISAESYHSGWASDGEIRNGSMYLGVRLPLGQPYGGPLFLSHYSFCTLDPRGLGDVYCHDYLEQVHAHCMINYRYCRTRYPSEAGWGLSACDGPKGYVVNSPTDDDGIIATTAALSSMPFFSHRSREAALRFLQWNNGALVGRFGLMDSFQPSTGWVSGTHLAINQGPVVAMMENYRSGLIWDLFMNAPEVKNGLAKLGFHQDRSFEKSGLQEGRTDP comes from the coding sequence ATGCGATCCGATGGTGTTGCGATCCATGAGATCGCGTCGGTCTCCGGGATCGGGTTTGGTTTCCTTTCGCTCATCGTTGGTGTCCGCCGTTCTTGGATAACCGAACAGGAAGCCATCGCCCGGGCGAGCCGGATGTTGAGATCGCTGGCAAGTGTGAAGCGTTTTCATGGCGCCTTCCCTCACTTTATCGATGCGTCCAGCGGAAGAACGATACCCTTCGCGAAATTCGACGACGGCGGAGATCTCGTTGAAACCGCTCTTCTGGTTCAGGCGCTGATCTGCGTTAGGCAGTTTTTTGGCGCGCAGACATCCTCCGAAATCGATTTACGCCGGTCCATAAATGAAATCGTCGAGACGGTGGAGTGGGGCTGGTTTACCAGGGGAAAGCCCGGGCCGCTGTTCTGGCATTGGAGCCGTCGGTATGCCTGGGCGAAAAACTTGCCGATTGTGGGCTGGAACGAGGCCCTCGTCTGTTATGTGCTCGCGGCGGGTTCAACGACGCATGCAATCAGCGCCGAGTCTTATCATTCCGGATGGGCAAGCGATGGCGAAATCCGGAACGGATCGATGTATCTCGGTGTTCGGCTGCCGCTTGGCCAGCCGTATGGAGGACCGCTTTTCCTATCGCACTATTCCTTCTGCACACTCGATCCGCGCGGTCTCGGCGATGTTTATTGTCACGACTATCTGGAGCAGGTTCACGCGCATTGCATGATCAATTACCGCTACTGCCGCACGCGTTACCCAAGTGAGGCCGGGTGGGGTCTGTCTGCGTGTGATGGGCCAAAGGGCTATGTCGTAAATTCTCCGACCGACGATGACGGCATCATTGCGACAACGGCAGCCCTCTCTAGCATGCCCTTCTTTTCTCATCGCTCACGCGAGGCGGCGTTGCGTTTTCTGCAATGGAACAATGGTGCACTCGTCGGCCGCTTTGGCCTCATGGATTCATTCCAGCCCTCAACCGGCTGGGTGTCCGGAACGCATCTTGCGATCAATCAAGGGCCTGTTGTTGCGATGATGGAAAACTATCGCAGCGGCCTGATCTGGGATTTATTCATGAACGCACCGGAGGTGAAAAACGGCTTGGCCAAACTCGGCTTCCATCAGGACAGGTCTTTCGAAAAGTCGGGCCTGCAGGAAGGACGGACCGACCCCTGA
- a CDS encoding c-type cytochrome, producing the protein MRKRMIITAAMLAASAIPAFSEGDVAKGEAAFKRCSACHAIGEGAKNKVGPQLNGIIGRTAGGDPDYNYSNAMKKAGGEGLVWTPEELRDFLSAPKKKIPGNKMALAGISKPEELDNLIAYIESASSKPAE; encoded by the coding sequence ATGCGCAAGAGAATGATCATCACGGCGGCAATGCTCGCAGCAAGCGCCATTCCCGCTTTTTCAGAGGGCGATGTTGCCAAGGGGGAGGCGGCCTTCAAGCGCTGTTCCGCCTGTCACGCCATCGGCGAGGGCGCGAAAAACAAGGTCGGCCCGCAGCTTAACGGGATCATCGGCCGCACTGCGGGCGGCGATCCGGACTATAATTACTCGAATGCGATGAAAAAAGCAGGCGGGGAAGGGCTGGTGTGGACACCGGAGGAACTGCGAGACTTTCTCAGCGCTCCCAAGAAGAAAATCCCCGGAAACAAGATGGCCTTGGCGGGCATCAGCAAACCGGAAGAACTGGATAATCTTATCGCCTACATCGAAAGCGCGTCTTCGAAACCAGCCGAATGA
- a CDS encoding gluconate 2-dehydrogenase subunit 3 family protein, whose protein sequence is MNRRELLKLIAIASGLPLIGADVVTAAENAAKPAGDVHVFSPEEIRLLDEVAETIIPRTSTPGAKDAAVGAFMAVYAADCYTGEQRKLFLSAMAEIENRSRTEFKKAFLELTSQERQTLISALDKQARAEQTPTAPHPFTLVKQLTLLGFFTSKIGATEVLVYDEIPGGFETCVPYKKGTPAWGTT, encoded by the coding sequence ATGAACAGACGTGAACTGCTGAAACTGATAGCCATTGCCTCCGGTCTTCCGCTGATCGGCGCTGACGTGGTCACTGCGGCGGAAAACGCCGCCAAGCCTGCCGGCGACGTCCACGTCTTCAGCCCGGAGGAAATCCGGCTTCTGGACGAGGTGGCTGAAACGATCATCCCTCGCACATCCACCCCGGGTGCGAAGGACGCCGCCGTTGGCGCATTCATGGCAGTCTATGCGGCCGATTGTTACACGGGCGAACAGCGGAAACTTTTCCTCTCCGCGATGGCTGAGATCGAAAACCGCAGCCGGACGGAATTCAAGAAAGCGTTTCTGGAGCTGACGTCGCAGGAGCGGCAGACGCTGATTTCTGCGCTGGACAAACAGGCCCGGGCGGAACAGACACCGACCGCACCGCATCCCTTCACACTCGTCAAGCAGCTGACGCTGCTCGGTTTCTTCACCTCGAAGATCGGCGCCACCGAGGTTCTCGTTTACGACGAAATCCCCGGCGGCTTTGAGACCTGCGTTCCCTACAAGAAGGGTACGCCCGCCTGGGGCACGACCTGA
- a CDS encoding GMC oxidoreductase: protein MADNHYDAIVVGSGISGGWAAKELTEKGLKVLLLERGRNIEHITDYQNADKEAWDYPHRNRATQEMKAKYPVLSRDYLLEEATLGMWADEQETPYVEEKRFDWFRGYHVGGRSLLWGRQTYRWSQTDFEANAKEGIAVDWPIRYQDIAPWYDYVERFAGISGSREGLDILPDGEFLPPIPLNCVEEDVARRLKTAFKGTRHLINSRCANITQELPDQERTRCQFRNKCRLGCPFGGYFSTQSSTLPAAVATGNLTLRPFSIVKEILYDKDKKKARGVEIIDAETNLTYEYTADVIFLNASTLNSTWVLMNSATDVWEGGLGSSSGELGHNVMDHHFRMGATGEVEGFEEFYFKGRRPAGFYIPRFRNTGDDKRNYLRGFGYQGSASRSRWEREIAELNIGADYKEALTQPGAWTIGMTAFGEMLPYHENRVRLDHDKKDKWGLPVLSMNVEMKQNELDMREDMVNDAVEMFEAVGIKNVKPSRGSYAPGMGIHEMGTARMGRDPKTSVLNGNNQVWDAPNVFVTDGACMTSASCVNPSLTYMALTARAAEFAVSERKKGNL from the coding sequence ATGGCGGACAATCATTATGATGCGATTGTTGTCGGTTCAGGCATAAGTGGAGGCTGGGCTGCAAAGGAACTCACGGAAAAAGGCCTGAAGGTTCTGCTGCTGGAGCGCGGCAGAAACATCGAGCACATTACCGACTATCAGAATGCCGACAAGGAAGCCTGGGACTATCCCCATCGCAACCGCGCCACGCAGGAGATGAAGGCGAAGTATCCGGTGCTCAGCCGCGACTATCTGCTGGAAGAGGCCACGCTCGGCATGTGGGCCGACGAGCAGGAAACGCCCTATGTCGAAGAAAAGCGTTTCGACTGGTTCCGTGGTTATCACGTCGGCGGTCGTTCGCTGCTGTGGGGACGCCAGACCTACCGCTGGTCGCAGACCGATTTCGAGGCCAATGCCAAAGAAGGGATCGCCGTTGACTGGCCGATCCGTTATCAGGACATTGCTCCCTGGTATGATTATGTCGAGCGTTTCGCTGGCATTTCCGGCAGCCGCGAGGGGCTGGACATTCTTCCTGATGGTGAATTCCTGCCGCCTATTCCGCTGAATTGCGTTGAAGAGGATGTGGCACGCCGGTTGAAAACTGCCTTTAAAGGCACGCGACACCTCATCAATTCGCGCTGTGCCAACATCACCCAGGAACTGCCCGATCAGGAGCGCACGCGCTGCCAGTTCCGCAATAAGTGCCGGTTGGGCTGTCCTTTCGGCGGCTATTTCAGCACGCAGTCATCGACCCTGCCGGCGGCAGTCGCCACCGGAAATCTTACGCTCAGGCCTTTCTCCATCGTCAAGGAAATCCTTTACGACAAGGACAAGAAGAAGGCTCGCGGTGTCGAAATCATCGATGCCGAAACGAACCTGACCTATGAATATACCGCCGATGTGATCTTCCTCAACGCTTCGACGCTCAACTCGACCTGGGTTCTGATGAACTCGGCCACCGACGTGTGGGAGGGAGGGCTCGGCAGCAGCTCGGGCGAACTCGGCCACAATGTGATGGACCACCATTTCCGCATGGGTGCCACCGGCGAGGTGGAAGGTTTCGAAGAGTTTTATTTCAAGGGCCGCCGCCCGGCGGGATTCTATATTCCCCGTTTCCGCAACACCGGCGACGACAAGCGGAACTATCTGCGCGGTTTCGGTTATCAGGGATCCGCCAGCCGTTCGCGCTGGGAGCGGGAAATCGCCGAACTCAACATCGGAGCCGACTACAAGGAAGCGCTGACCCAGCCGGGCGCCTGGACTATCGGCATGACTGCCTTCGGTGAAATGCTGCCTTATCACGAGAACCGCGTGAGGCTGGACCACGACAAGAAGGACAAATGGGGCCTGCCGGTCCTGTCGATGAATGTCGAGATGAAGCAGAACGAACTCGATATGCGCGAAGACATGGTCAATGACGCAGTCGAGATGTTCGAAGCGGTCGGCATCAAGAACGTCAAACCGTCGAGGGGTAGCTATGCGCCGGGCATGGGTATCCATGAAATGGGTACGGCCCGCATGGGACGCGACCCCAAAACTTCCGTGCTCAATGGCAACAACCAGGTCTGGGATGCGCCGAACGTCTTTGTCACTGACGGCGCCTGCATGACTTCGGCCTCCTGCGTCAACCCGTCGCTCACCTACATGGCGCTGACGGCGCGTGCCGCGGAATTTGCCGTTTCCGAACGCAAGAAGGGGAATCTGTGA
- a CDS encoding sugar phosphate isomerase/epimerase family protein, translating to MKTFKSKFAKMAFVVGLAAGIANPVFADDSKTLPIAAQMYTLRNAGTLEEQLAILNRAGVSAVETVDMQKVSASELNALLEKHKIKVISSHVPIDKLRGNLDDVITEQKAVGNPVVTVPFLKPEDRPKDAAGWTAFGKELGGYADKLSAAGLSMAYHNHDFEMVKFDGKTALELLLDAAGPKLQSELDVAWVARSGNDPAEFLGTLNGRVFAIHAKDNAPAGTAENERGFATIGTGVLDWKTILPAAKNAGAQWFILEHDLPLDAEAVVTKGNAFLSEHLPTIQ from the coding sequence TTGAAAACGTTCAAGTCAAAATTCGCAAAGATGGCATTCGTCGTCGGACTGGCGGCCGGTATCGCAAATCCGGTTTTTGCCGATGACAGCAAGACGCTGCCGATTGCCGCGCAGATGTACACACTGCGCAACGCCGGAACGCTTGAGGAGCAGCTTGCCATCCTCAACCGCGCGGGCGTTTCCGCCGTGGAAACGGTGGATATGCAGAAGGTCAGCGCCAGCGAGCTGAACGCGCTTCTGGAAAAGCACAAGATCAAGGTCATTTCCTCGCATGTGCCGATCGACAAGCTTCGCGGCAATCTCGACGATGTCATCACCGAGCAGAAGGCTGTCGGCAATCCGGTCGTGACCGTGCCGTTCCTCAAGCCCGAAGACCGCCCCAAGGACGCCGCTGGCTGGACAGCCTTCGGCAAGGAACTTGGCGGATATGCCGACAAGCTTTCCGCGGCTGGCCTCTCCATGGCCTATCACAACCATGATTTTGAAATGGTCAAGTTCGACGGCAAGACGGCGCTTGAACTGCTGCTCGATGCCGCAGGCCCGAAACTGCAGAGCGAACTCGACGTCGCCTGGGTGGCGCGCAGCGGCAATGATCCGGCTGAGTTCCTCGGCACTCTGAACGGTCGGGTTTTTGCAATCCACGCCAAGGACAATGCACCGGCCGGCACGGCCGAAAACGAGCGCGGCTTTGCAACGATTGGCACCGGCGTTCTCGACTGGAAGACGATCCTGCCGGCGGCCAAAAATGCCGGCGCACAATGGTTCATCCTTGAACACGACCTTCCGCTCGATGCCGAAGCGGTCGTGACCAAGGGCAACGCGTTCCTGAGCGAGCACTTGCCGACCATTCAGTAA